In the Prochlorococcus sp. MIT 1307 genome, one interval contains:
- the ilvN gene encoding acetolactate synthase small subunit gives MKHTLSVVVEDESGALSRIAGLFARRGFNIDSLAVGPAETQGQSRLTMVVEGDDQTLQQMTKQLDKLVNILQVLDLTRLPAVERELMLLKVSASSTQRSVILDLVQVFRAKVVDVADEALTLEVVGDPGKLVALEKLLKPYGILEIARTGKVALERASGVNTEILKTISGDGRFPA, from the coding sequence ATGAAGCACACACTTTCAGTAGTAGTAGAAGACGAGTCAGGAGCTCTGAGCAGGATTGCAGGACTCTTTGCCCGTCGAGGTTTCAATATTGACAGTCTTGCTGTTGGCCCAGCAGAAACCCAAGGGCAATCGAGACTAACAATGGTTGTAGAAGGAGATGATCAAACCCTCCAGCAAATGACCAAACAGCTTGACAAGCTAGTCAATATTCTTCAAGTGTTAGATCTCACAAGGCTTCCAGCGGTAGAACGTGAACTAATGCTGCTAAAAGTTTCAGCATCTTCAACGCAAAGGAGTGTGATATTAGACCTCGTTCAAGTTTTCAGGGCCAAAGTTGTTGATGTTGCAGATGAAGCTCTAACTCTGGAAGTGGTTGGCGACCCAGGCAAACTAGTTGCGCTTGAGAAGCTTCTCAAGCCATACGGAATTCTTGAGATAGCAAGAACCGGTAAAGTTGCACTTGAAAGAGCCTCAGGCGTAAATACTGAAATATTAAAAACCATCTCAGGAGATGGAAGGTTTCCTGCCTAA
- a CDS encoding alpha/beta fold hydrolase produces MSNISQDGSQWGELNNWYWKGIRCHWRVLGKTNKRPVLLLHGFGASSAHWRHNASAFVDAGFCVYGLDLIGFGDSEQPSKKIIPKLDNQLWAEQVAAFLEQVVHTKKYGKAVLIGNSLGSLTALTTLAYRPELVSALVAAPLPDPTLVEPIIYAKSEWLEKLRKNLIKVFFKLLPLEILVPFVSRTVILKIGLQAAYQRSIKSDKELFRLIAKPAKRKTAARALRAMCIGMATRPKETTAPVLLHRLASKREHSPILLLWGKQDKLVPLKIGQQLIKKHPWINLVVLDKTGHCPHDESPNLFNQNVLNWLGTIVENNQQEA; encoded by the coding sequence TTGAGCAACATCTCTCAAGATGGCTCTCAATGGGGCGAATTAAACAACTGGTATTGGAAAGGCATTAGATGTCATTGGAGAGTTTTAGGGAAAACAAATAAGAGGCCAGTACTTTTATTACATGGTTTTGGAGCTAGTAGTGCTCACTGGCGCCACAATGCAAGTGCTTTTGTAGATGCTGGTTTTTGTGTTTATGGACTTGATCTCATTGGGTTTGGCGATTCTGAGCAACCAAGTAAAAAAATAATCCCAAAGCTGGACAATCAATTGTGGGCAGAGCAAGTTGCAGCATTCCTTGAGCAAGTGGTCCACACTAAGAAGTATGGGAAAGCAGTCCTAATTGGGAACTCCCTTGGAAGTCTTACTGCACTCACAACTCTGGCTTACCGGCCAGAACTAGTGTCTGCTTTAGTGGCCGCCCCTTTACCTGACCCAACTCTTGTTGAACCAATTATTTACGCGAAATCGGAATGGTTGGAAAAACTCCGTAAAAATCTAATAAAAGTCTTCTTCAAACTTCTACCTTTAGAAATTCTAGTTCCATTTGTTTCTCGGACAGTAATTCTAAAAATAGGACTTCAAGCTGCATATCAACGTTCCATTAAATCTGACAAGGAGCTTTTTAGGTTAATTGCAAAGCCAGCAAAGCGAAAAACAGCTGCAAGAGCCTTGCGAGCAATGTGCATTGGCATGGCAACACGCCCAAAAGAGACAACAGCACCAGTATTACTTCATAGATTGGCAAGCAAAAGGGAACATTCACCAATCCTGCTTCTATGGGGCAAACAAGATAAATTAGTACCTCTGAAAATTGGCCAACAACTAATAAAAAAACACCCTTGGATTAACTTGGTTGTATTAGATAAAACTGGCCACTGTCCACACGATGAATCGCCCAACCTATTCAATCAAAATGTATTGAATTGGTTGGGCACTATTGTCGAGAATAATCAACAAGAAGCATGA
- a CDS encoding N2,N2-dimethylguanosine tRNA methyltransferase gives MRDVAQWGLYKSFIQRELKEAIPNYREGYSSLELDAGFFRPDSILARDFSVLFAAMQFNDTKQEKVFRWLDLMAGCGIRALRWGLDAVLPISEQKRGLKNLEIWINDADLDRSNLIQRNLQPLSKKGIKLTFKNDFAEVLLARAYIDKCFFNLIDLDCFGSPNSLLQPVLRVLAFDGILMLSSTDGRSTTGHDRLAALRSLAAAARTHPASWEIALRLQLAAVARQAWLLGRGVEPLACFSDGRTFRVFVRFKRHLFHGEENQLGLIARCEICGEQSSQPLLNLKGWKDCSCGIGLARWEISGPLWLGPLQSPPTLSKIQELSNRFSVPIVGRSEKLIDRLRADEGIPVFSWSTHDIASRVPLEAPPSLDLMIKLLNAEGYLAFRSGVVPGHFRTNASLGELLRICEKKLVKGFK, from the coding sequence TTGAGAGATGTTGCTCAATGGGGGCTCTACAAAAGTTTTATCCAAAGAGAATTGAAAGAAGCTATTCCTAACTATCGAGAAGGTTATTCATCTTTAGAGCTTGATGCTGGTTTTTTTCGCCCAGATTCAATTTTGGCTAGAGATTTCTCTGTCTTATTTGCTGCTATGCAGTTTAACGACACCAAGCAAGAGAAAGTTTTTCGATGGCTTGACCTCATGGCTGGTTGTGGAATTCGTGCATTGCGTTGGGGCTTAGACGCTGTCCTACCAATCTCAGAGCAGAAAAGAGGCTTAAAGAATTTGGAGATTTGGATTAATGATGCTGATCTTGATCGAAGCAATTTGATCCAACGCAATTTGCAGCCTCTTAGCAAAAAAGGAATCAAATTGACTTTTAAAAATGATTTTGCGGAGGTTCTCCTTGCTCGTGCATATATAGACAAGTGTTTTTTTAACTTGATCGACCTTGACTGTTTTGGTTCCCCCAACTCCTTGTTGCAACCAGTTTTGCGAGTTTTGGCGTTTGATGGGATCTTGATGCTTTCAAGTACTGATGGACGTTCCACCACTGGCCATGATCGTTTAGCAGCTCTAAGAAGTCTTGCCGCAGCTGCCAGAACACACCCTGCCAGCTGGGAGATCGCGCTTAGACTTCAGCTGGCGGCAGTCGCTCGTCAGGCCTGGCTGTTAGGACGTGGTGTTGAGCCACTTGCTTGCTTTAGTGATGGACGTACATTCCGCGTTTTTGTTCGATTTAAGAGGCATCTCTTTCATGGAGAGGAGAATCAACTTGGCTTAATTGCGCGTTGTGAGATTTGCGGAGAACAATCTTCTCAGCCTTTACTGAACCTTAAGGGCTGGAAAGATTGTTCTTGTGGAATAGGCTTGGCTCGTTGGGAGATAAGCGGGCCACTTTGGCTCGGCCCTCTTCAGTCACCTCCAACTTTATCTAAAATTCAAGAGCTCTCTAATCGGTTTTCAGTGCCAATTGTTGGTCGAAGTGAAAAACTAATTGATCGATTAAGAGCTGATGAAGGGATCCCTGTTTTTTCCTGGTCTACTCATGACATAGCAAGTCGGGTTCCTCTAGAGGCACCACCTTCACTTGATTTGATGATCAAGTTATTAAATGCAGAAGGTTATCTCGCTTTTCGAAGTGGTGTGGTTCCTGGACACTTTCGTACTAACGCTTCTCTTGGAGAGCTGTTAAGAATTTGCGAGAAAAAGCTTGTTAAAGGCTTTAAATAG
- a CDS encoding Re/Si-specific NAD(P)(+) transhydrogenase subunit alpha has translation MPRFLIPIESAPGETRVAASPETVKKFISLGCEVFLEQGAGKLAGFLDDAYKNIGTEVISPGDLDIWSKADVVLCVQAPLKDSLKRLKDRALIVGLLAPYRNESLANSLVAGRLSALAMELLPRISRAQSADVLSSQANVAGYKSVLLAAGALDRYFPMLMTAAGTVQPAKVVVLGAGVAGLQAVATAKRLGAVVFVSDIRPAVKEQVESLGARFIDPPEMDEKPDELGGYAKQSSESFLAAQRKQLSDHLSEADVAICTAQVPGKKAPRLISEEMLDRMRQGSVVVDLAIEQGGNCAETKKDETVVRKGVKLIGASALPCSVSNHASSLYSRNLLALLAPFLKNGELNLNLEDELIAGCLISHEGEIRCPDVFKEGGSN, from the coding sequence TTGCCAAGATTTCTAATCCCAATTGAATCTGCACCTGGAGAAACAAGGGTTGCTGCTTCACCTGAAACAGTAAAGAAGTTTATTTCTTTAGGTTGCGAAGTATTCCTAGAACAAGGTGCTGGAAAATTAGCGGGGTTTTTAGATGATGCATATAAAAACATTGGAACTGAAGTTATATCTCCTGGAGATTTAGATATTTGGAGTAAGGCTGATGTGGTTCTTTGTGTACAAGCTCCCTTGAAAGACTCTTTGAAAAGATTGAAGGATAGAGCTCTGATTGTTGGATTGTTGGCGCCTTATAGGAATGAATCACTTGCTAATTCACTTGTTGCAGGAAGGCTTTCTGCTTTGGCAATGGAGCTTTTACCTAGAATTAGTCGCGCGCAGTCTGCTGATGTACTCTCTTCTCAAGCAAATGTTGCTGGATATAAGTCTGTCCTATTAGCTGCAGGTGCTTTGGACCGTTATTTTCCTATGCTGATGACAGCTGCAGGTACGGTACAGCCAGCAAAAGTGGTAGTACTTGGAGCTGGCGTGGCGGGTCTACAGGCAGTGGCAACGGCAAAACGACTTGGTGCTGTTGTTTTTGTCAGTGATATTCGACCAGCAGTAAAAGAGCAAGTGGAATCTCTAGGAGCAAGGTTTATTGATCCGCCTGAAATGGATGAAAAGCCTGATGAATTAGGCGGATATGCAAAACAATCCTCAGAGTCCTTCCTTGCTGCACAACGTAAGCAACTTTCAGATCATTTGTCTGAGGCAGATGTGGCGATATGTACAGCCCAAGTTCCTGGAAAAAAAGCACCAAGATTAATTAGTGAAGAGATGCTTGATCGAATGCGACAAGGATCTGTAGTTGTTGACCTAGCTATAGAGCAAGGTGGAAATTGTGCTGAAACCAAAAAGGATGAAACTGTTGTGAGAAAGGGCGTCAAGCTTATAGGTGCTTCAGCTTTGCCTTGTAGTGTTTCCAACCATGCAAGTTCTTTATATTCTCGTAACTTGCTTGCTCTTCTAGCGCCTTTTCTCAAAAATGGCGAACTGAATCTTAATCTTGAGGATGAGCTAATAGCAGGATGTTTGATTAGCCATGAAGGTGAAATTCGCTGTCCAGATGTATTTAAAGAAGGAGGGTCTAACTAA
- a CDS encoding DEAD/DEAH box helicase, translating into MSILSYDLQRDLKKTNVRPRIWQTQLIQLLRRRIKHNTVNSRDVLVHAGPGAGKTLGALLSFKALQKEGLLKNFVVFCHRNSIAFQWQKSSEMLGLKVQDLGIHPTQEEIQKHCDGWIYTYQGATKRLQKTKEPLEIFLKKNLLAIADEAHHLGVNPDEPEEAVWGRTFLELTKNSNLRLGLTGTPFRADNLAFCSARKVLVHSKGELIEQINPDLCVESRELISAGDVRPLEFHFQDGWVEHSHEGQPDREVSPLSTEQRETWRARNLRRAISLSDKSSIGVQVLLKAQEKLIKIRSEHENAAGLVIAKDIEHAKSISNLLKENGHSVELVHSQDKEASCRLSAFKEGKAKWLVSVDMCSEGFDAPRLRVVAYLTTVVTKSRFLQGITRAVRMSSARASLEAIPRNPSHVFAPADPLLMSYARSWSEAKPYLIKGNQSVSQIGGSSSSPKGPILPMEAVGDGAGEIIKMQTAELPQFLK; encoded by the coding sequence ATCTCGATACTCTCTTATGATCTTCAAAGAGATCTAAAAAAAACAAACGTTCGCCCACGTATTTGGCAAACTCAACTAATACAGCTGTTACGTCGACGAATTAAGCACAACACTGTTAACAGCAGGGATGTGCTAGTTCATGCTGGACCAGGAGCAGGGAAAACCCTAGGAGCTCTGCTTAGCTTTAAAGCATTACAAAAAGAAGGTTTACTAAAAAACTTCGTTGTCTTCTGCCACCGGAACTCAATTGCCTTCCAGTGGCAGAAATCCTCTGAAATGCTAGGGCTCAAAGTACAAGATCTAGGAATCCACCCAACACAAGAAGAGATCCAGAAGCACTGTGATGGATGGATATATACATATCAAGGAGCCACGAAGAGATTGCAAAAAACAAAGGAGCCTTTGGAAATTTTTCTCAAGAAGAATCTTTTAGCCATTGCTGATGAAGCCCATCATTTAGGAGTCAATCCTGACGAACCAGAAGAAGCTGTATGGGGGAGAACCTTTTTAGAACTAACTAAAAACAGCAATCTTCGTCTAGGTCTTACTGGAACGCCTTTCAGAGCAGATAATCTTGCCTTTTGTTCTGCTCGAAAGGTTCTTGTTCATTCAAAGGGGGAACTTATAGAGCAAATCAACCCTGATTTATGCGTGGAGTCTCGTGAACTCATCTCTGCAGGAGATGTCCGACCACTTGAGTTTCATTTTCAAGACGGCTGGGTAGAACATAGCCACGAAGGGCAGCCAGATCGAGAAGTATCTCCCTTATCAACCGAACAAAGAGAGACCTGGCGAGCACGCAACCTTAGACGAGCAATAAGCTTGTCAGATAAAAGCAGCATTGGCGTTCAAGTACTTCTTAAAGCCCAAGAGAAATTAATAAAGATTCGTTCTGAACATGAAAATGCAGCAGGACTTGTAATTGCAAAAGATATCGAACATGCAAAGAGCATTAGTAATCTTCTTAAAGAAAATGGTCATAGCGTAGAACTAGTGCATTCTCAAGACAAAGAGGCTAGTTGTCGGCTATCAGCATTTAAAGAAGGCAAAGCTAAATGGCTAGTAAGTGTGGACATGTGCTCAGAAGGCTTTGATGCTCCAAGGCTGCGTGTAGTTGCTTATCTGACAACTGTCGTGACAAAAAGCAGATTCTTACAAGGAATTACACGTGCCGTACGCATGTCCTCAGCGAGAGCCTCGTTAGAGGCGATACCTCGAAACCCATCTCATGTTTTTGCCCCAGCCGACCCGCTACTGATGTCATACGCACGCAGTTGGTCCGAAGCAAAACCATACCTAATTAAAGGGAATCAATCTGTCAGCCAAATTGGAGGCTCTTCATCGTCACCTAAAGGCCCTATTTTGCCAATGGAAGCAGTAGGAGATGGTGCAGGGGAAATAATCAAAATGCAGACTGCGGAATTACCACAATTCTTGAAGTGA
- a CDS encoding NAD(P)(+) transhydrogenase (Re/Si-specific) subunit beta, giving the protein MINSAILKYSIDLLAVLLLALGIKGLAKVRSAREANRLAAIAMSLAVVGVLVDFLGGSSSGISLNSWIWITLGVVIGGSLGMVIAQKVPMTAMPETVALFNGCGGMSSLLVAIGVILFLGGGNLGLVGNLSIVTSVFVGAITFSGSIVAMAKLQGWLSTPVWTQSKLRHVVNISFAALSLVGAIELSFGGSSGLWLLVIGSALLGIGVTLPIGGADMPVVISLLNSYSGVAAAAAGFVVQSQLLIVAGAMVGAAGLILTQVMCNGMNRSLLSVLFGGALGASAIASTNKGSEYINITSCSVEECALTIEAAERVVIVPGYGLAVAQAQHTLREVTRVLEAGGIDVSYAIHPVAGRMPGHMNVLLAEADVPYEQLKELDVVNPEFPATDVVLVLGANDVVNPQAKNDRNSPLYGMPVLDVYEARTVFVVKRGMNTGYSGIKNDLFDLSNTSMVFGDAKKVLGDLLVELKELGVGSRKG; this is encoded by the coding sequence ATGATTAATTCTGCAATCCTCAAGTACTCGATTGATCTACTTGCAGTTTTACTGTTAGCGCTAGGTATTAAGGGCCTGGCAAAGGTCCGTTCTGCTCGTGAGGCAAATCGACTTGCTGCTATAGCAATGAGTCTTGCTGTAGTAGGAGTTCTGGTTGATTTTCTTGGTGGGAGTAGTAGCGGTATCTCTTTAAATTCGTGGATATGGATAACTCTTGGAGTTGTGATTGGAGGCTCTTTGGGGATGGTGATTGCCCAGAAAGTCCCCATGACAGCGATGCCAGAGACAGTGGCTTTATTTAATGGGTGTGGAGGTATGTCTTCATTGCTTGTAGCAATAGGTGTAATTCTTTTTCTTGGTGGTGGAAATTTGGGGCTAGTAGGGAATCTATCTATAGTTACTTCTGTTTTTGTGGGTGCTATTACGTTTAGCGGCTCGATAGTTGCTATGGCGAAATTGCAGGGATGGCTTTCTACTCCTGTATGGACTCAAAGCAAGTTGCGACACGTTGTTAATATTTCTTTTGCGGCTTTGTCTTTGGTTGGGGCTATTGAGCTTTCTTTCGGTGGAAGCAGTGGTCTTTGGTTGCTTGTAATAGGTTCTGCATTGCTCGGAATTGGAGTAACACTCCCCATTGGAGGAGCTGATATGCCAGTAGTTATTTCATTGCTTAATAGCTATTCAGGTGTTGCAGCAGCAGCGGCTGGCTTCGTTGTTCAAAGTCAATTGTTAATTGTGGCAGGAGCGATGGTTGGAGCTGCTGGCTTGATTCTCACTCAAGTTATGTGTAATGGAATGAATAGATCGTTGCTATCAGTTTTGTTTGGTGGAGCACTAGGAGCTAGTGCAATAGCAAGTACAAATAAAGGCAGTGAATATATAAATATCACTAGTTGCAGTGTTGAGGAATGTGCGCTCACCATTGAGGCTGCTGAAAGAGTAGTCATTGTGCCTGGATATGGGCTTGCTGTGGCACAAGCTCAACATACACTTAGAGAAGTTACTCGTGTTCTTGAAGCAGGTGGAATAGATGTCAGCTACGCCATTCATCCTGTTGCTGGGAGGATGCCTGGACATATGAATGTTCTTCTCGCTGAAGCTGATGTTCCATACGAACAACTAAAGGAGTTGGATGTTGTAAATCCTGAGTTCCCTGCCACTGATGTAGTCCTTGTACTTGGTGCAAACGATGTTGTTAATCCACAAGCTAAAAACGATCGAAATTCTCCCTTGTATGGAATGCCAGTCTTGGATGTTTATGAAGCTCGTACGGTTTTTGTAGTTAAGAGGGGAATGAACACTGGCTATTCAGGTATAAAGAATGATCTTTTTGACCTTTCTAATACTTCAATGGTATTTGGAGATGCCAAGAAAGTTCTGGGTGATCTGTTAGTTGAATTAAAGGAGCTTGGTGTTGGAAGTAGGAAAGGATGA
- a CDS encoding photosystem I assembly protein Ycf4 has translation MTDEMQESPKPVQASQMLLEQIVTGSRRGSNYLVGSMVSIGGIGFLLASLSSYLGKDLLPLGHPGSFIFVPQGLIMGIYGVIAFLLAIYLWSLVLVDFGAGCNLFDKELGTLSISRRALLKQINVQIPLKDVKAVKLEVREGLNPRRRIALRIQGRRDLPLSAVGQPPSLAELEKEGAELARFLNVNLEGI, from the coding sequence ATGACTGATGAGATGCAAGAGAGTCCTAAACCTGTGCAGGCATCTCAAATGCTGCTGGAGCAAATTGTTACTGGTTCTCGCCGAGGCTCCAATTACCTTGTTGGCTCGATGGTCTCGATTGGCGGCATTGGCTTTTTGCTTGCGTCACTTTCAAGTTATTTAGGTAAAGACCTGTTGCCTCTTGGCCATCCTGGCAGCTTTATTTTCGTTCCTCAGGGTTTGATTATGGGGATATATGGTGTGATCGCATTTTTGTTGGCCATATATCTTTGGTCACTTGTCTTGGTTGATTTTGGAGCCGGATGCAACCTTTTTGATAAAGAATTAGGAACTTTATCGATTTCTCGTCGAGCTTTGCTGAAGCAAATCAATGTTCAGATTCCTTTAAAAGATGTTAAAGCAGTTAAATTAGAGGTACGAGAAGGCCTTAATCCTCGACGGAGAATTGCTTTGCGAATACAAGGTCGACGAGATTTACCTTTGTCAGCTGTTGGACAGCCACCATCACTGGCAGAACTAGAGAAGGAAGGCGCTGAGTTGGCTCGCTTTCTTAATGTGAATCTTGAAGGAATCTGA
- the infA gene encoding translation initiation factor IF-1 — MIETSGVIEKEQGNGFYLVTLEQPAGHQCLCRAAGKLTKFRIKLLAGDKVLVEISPYDLTRGRITYRERNAGSPGGRPGGNRPGGPRRR, encoded by the coding sequence ATGATTGAAACATCGGGCGTAATAGAGAAGGAGCAAGGCAACGGTTTTTATTTGGTCACTCTTGAGCAGCCAGCTGGCCATCAGTGCCTATGTAGGGCTGCTGGCAAGCTCACCAAATTTAGGATCAAACTACTTGCAGGAGACAAGGTACTTGTTGAAATTAGTCCTTATGATCTAACTAGAGGGAGAATTACTTACAGGGAAAGAAATGCTGGATCCCCTGGAGGTAGGCCTGGTGGGAATCGTCCTGGTGGTCCTAGGCGGAGGTAA
- a CDS encoding peptidylprolyl isomerase encodes MTTNRGIILLELYGNTAPITAGNFLDLINKGVYNRTVFHRVIKLPSPFVLQGGDPFSKYPTTPEIDYGKGNFIDPKNGLARFIPLEIKLIKEEAPRYNELVTNPRELSQLELIHERGSIAMARSQSLNSGSAQFYIALKTLPELNGRYSVFGKVVDGIDILDKIKEGDFIIQTKILNNN; translated from the coding sequence ATGACAACAAATCGTGGAATAATTCTGTTAGAGTTATATGGCAATACTGCTCCAATTACAGCAGGAAACTTTCTTGATCTGATTAATAAGGGTGTTTATAATAGAACAGTTTTTCATAGAGTTATAAAACTACCATCTCCTTTTGTCTTGCAGGGAGGGGATCCGTTTTCTAAATATCCAACAACTCCAGAGATTGATTATGGAAAAGGTAACTTTATTGACCCTAAGAATGGTTTAGCTAGATTTATCCCATTAGAAATTAAGCTTATAAAAGAAGAGGCTCCTAGATACAATGAATTAGTGACTAACCCTAGAGAGTTATCACAACTTGAACTGATACATGAGAGAGGCTCTATAGCTATGGCTCGTTCTCAGTCGCTTAATTCTGGAAGTGCGCAATTTTATATTGCCTTAAAGACTCTTCCAGAGCTTAATGGCCGTTATTCAGTTTTTGGGAAAGTAGTTGATGGTATAGATATCTTGGATAAGATTAAAGAGGGAGATTTTATTATTCAAACTAAAATTTTGAATAATAATTAG
- a CDS encoding NmrA family NAD(P)-binding protein, with protein MQVLVIGGTGTLGRQIAKTAVDAGYQVRCMVRTPRKAAFLQEWGCEIVQGDLLDPESLEYALQGVDSLIDSATTRPEDPKSVYETDWEGKLNLYRACDRIGVKRVIFMSLFAAEQHRNVPLMDIKYCTERLLSDSSLDYTILQGVAFMQGLISQYAIPVLESQNVWISATPAEIAYMNTQDMARFVVAALERPQTIRKSFPVVGPRAWKAEEVVELCEKACGKAKSSKVLKVSPFLLSTGKALVSFFQDSLNVLDRLAFSEVTGGGAILDAPMEKSYEAFGLDPAKTSTLDAYLREYYSIIMKRMRELDIDVDKEEKKRVPF; from the coding sequence ATGCAGGTTCTTGTGATTGGTGGAACCGGCACACTTGGGCGGCAAATTGCCAAAACTGCTGTTGATGCTGGTTATCAAGTGCGCTGTATGGTCCGTACGCCGAGGAAAGCAGCCTTCTTACAAGAGTGGGGCTGCGAGATAGTCCAAGGTGACTTGCTTGATCCTGAGAGCCTTGAATATGCTTTGCAGGGGGTAGATTCTTTGATTGATTCGGCGACAACTCGTCCAGAAGACCCTAAAAGTGTTTATGAAACTGATTGGGAAGGTAAGCTAAATCTTTATAGAGCTTGTGATCGAATAGGGGTTAAGAGAGTAATTTTTATGTCTTTATTTGCAGCAGAGCAACATAGAAATGTTCCATTAATGGATATCAAATATTGCACTGAACGTCTTTTATCAGACTCCTCTTTGGATTACACAATCCTTCAAGGAGTGGCTTTTATGCAAGGACTTATTAGTCAATATGCGATACCAGTTTTAGAGAGTCAAAATGTTTGGATTAGTGCAACACCTGCAGAGATTGCATATATGAATACGCAGGACATGGCTCGCTTTGTGGTGGCAGCATTAGAGCGTCCACAAACTATTAGGAAAAGTTTCCCCGTGGTTGGACCAAGGGCTTGGAAAGCTGAGGAAGTTGTGGAGTTGTGTGAGAAAGCTTGCGGCAAAGCAAAGTCATCAAAGGTTTTGAAAGTTTCGCCTTTCTTATTGTCCACTGGGAAAGCTTTAGTTTCTTTTTTCCAGGACTCTTTAAATGTTCTGGATCGACTTGCTTTTTCGGAAGTAACTGGTGGTGGTGCAATCCTTGATGCTCCTATGGAAAAAAGCTATGAAGCTTTTGGATTAGATCCAGCTAAGACCTCAACGCTTGATGCTTATTTGCGAGAGTATTATTCAATCATTATGAAGCGAATGCGTGAACTAGATATAGATGTAGATAAGGAAGAGAAAAAAAGAGTGCCATTCTAA
- a CDS encoding EF-1 guanine nucleotide exchange domain-containing protein encodes MSLSAIECPDGVCHSHHGGHAVPRTAMQKNLQGHGREWCERLAERIYEMSVDTYAQTVMPSLHSSGWQRRHLDWEFKLAKQESEPDEALVEGIINATESFLRSSEVHKLFIQELVQGTFAEASEDTLRASAVRKIINNEVMAMIQERKEDLLNRLAKELLTDAKGDFEVARTAAGEGLEEVERLLVNHKEAV; translated from the coding sequence ATGAGTCTTTCTGCAATCGAATGCCCTGATGGTGTTTGCCATAGCCATCATGGTGGCCATGCTGTTCCAAGGACAGCTATGCAGAAAAACCTACAAGGCCACGGTCGGGAATGGTGTGAGCGATTAGCCGAAAGAATTTACGAAATGTCAGTTGATACCTATGCTCAGACAGTAATGCCAAGCCTTCATTCTTCAGGGTGGCAGCGTCGTCATCTGGACTGGGAATTCAAACTTGCAAAGCAGGAGTCAGAACCAGACGAAGCACTAGTTGAAGGAATAATCAATGCAACTGAAAGCTTCTTACGCAGTAGCGAAGTTCACAAACTATTTATTCAAGAATTAGTTCAAGGAACATTTGCGGAAGCTTCCGAAGACACACTTCGAGCAAGCGCTGTTCGGAAAATAATTAACAATGAAGTAATGGCCATGATCCAAGAGCGTAAAGAGGATCTCCTAAACCGTCTTGCAAAGGAGCTGCTAACTGATGCAAAGGGAGACTTTGAAGTGGCTCGAACTGCAGCAGGGGAAGGGCTTGAGGAAGTTGAGCGACTGCTTGTCAATCATAAAGAGGCCGTTTGA
- a CDS encoding NAD(P) transhydrogenase subunit alpha has translation MEFSHSEALWVLLLGSLLGLELIGKVPPTLHTPLMSGANAISGITMLAALSVIIQAGDKTPLLILGSISLGFALFNVIGGFLVTDRMLAMFSRKPIHRKDNR, from the coding sequence ATGGAGTTTTCGCATTCTGAGGCCTTGTGGGTTCTTTTGTTGGGAAGTTTGCTTGGCCTGGAGCTCATCGGCAAAGTCCCCCCGACTTTGCATACTCCCTTAATGAGTGGTGCAAATGCTATTTCAGGAATCACCATGCTTGCTGCACTCAGTGTGATTATTCAGGCGGGGGATAAAACACCACTTTTGATTTTGGGCTCGATATCTCTTGGCTTTGCCTTATTCAATGTCATAGGTGGCTTCTTAGTGACAGACAGAATGCTTGCAATGTTTAGTCGAAAGCCCATTCATAGAAAGGACAATCGCTGA
- the petM gene encoding cytochrome b6-f complex subunit PetM produces the protein MASEIFGIAAVFWILIPVGLAGGALLLKLQDS, from the coding sequence ATGGCTTCTGAGATTTTTGGTATTGCCGCAGTCTTTTGGATTTTGATTCCTGTGGGACTTGCAGGCGGTGCGCTTTTATTAAAATTACAAGATTCTTGA